The Halobacillus amylolyticus nucleotide sequence GCGAAACTGTGGGATCACTTCAATTGCACCAAGCTCAATAAGATCTTCCATGTTGCCTTCAGACCATCGTTCTAAAGGGTCTGGGTGAAGATACGTAACGTAACCGATGATATTATCTTTATGTCTAGCGACAACAATCCTTCCTTCCTCAAAGTCAGCAATACTTTGTAATGCTTCAAATTGTTTGACTGGAGGACGAAACGCATGCAATCCTTCATCAAATGTATATTTAGCCAGTTGTTCGGATGACAGAGGCCCCTCGATGATAAGAGGTCCAAATTGTGTATCAAAAGTTTCAGAGTGATAGGTCTTTGTATGTCTCATTACATCACCACCTAGTGTGAAAATTCTGTATCTACTCACATTATACATGAATGTTTGTTATTTTAAATGTTCAAAGATAAGAAAACTCCAGCCCCTAAAAAGAGGCTGGAGTTAGTGATTACTGTTCGTCGGCATTTGGTTCTGAATCATCATTGTTCACGTTGTCTTGATTACCTGTGTTACCTGCATTACCTTCATTTGGTTGTTCAGTTTCAGTATTAGAACTTTCCTCACTACCGGCTTGGGTTTCGTTATCATCAGCCGAGCTAGCTTCTGGAGATGCCTCAGGGTTTTCTGGGTCTGCTGACTCAGAGGACCCTGAGACGGGTTCTTCGGTTTCTGCTTCGGAATCTGAGGATGGCTCTGACTCCTCTTCAGGTTTAGGTTTAGGATCTTCCTCTGGTTCTGGCTTCGGTTCTGGGTCAGCTTTACCGGGTTTACCAACTTTTACAGTTGATGAATTACCAGACGATTGGCCGAAGTAGTCTACAGCTCGTACGGCATAGATCCCATCACCGCCAGAGAAGTTAAAGGAAGTTTCCGTCGTATTTCCTATTAATGTAAATGATCCACCAGGCTCAGATGCCTTATACACTCTATAACCAACGACATCGTTACTAGAAGAGGCAGACCAGGATATCACTGATGAGTTTGCTGAAACTGATCCGGGAGCTGCGGGGCTGTTCCCATCATTTTCGATCGATGATGTGGATAACGATCCGGATGAAGGGAGAGCAACATTGTTCCATGCCCCTCTGTTTGGAATTAAATAGTTCAAAGTTGATTGCGAGTCATAATTGTTTTCTTTGATAAATTCAGGACTTAGTGTTACACCGCCGCCATCAATGATGAATTCATTCGGTGTATTTGCTCCAGCAGTAACTAAATTACTCTTCACTCTAACAAACTCACCGCTAATCAGACTATCATCAACTTTTGTAGGAGCGTATTCCGCAATATAGAGGTCGCTTTGCGCGAGCCCTACGGATGAACATAAATCAGAGGCTAGTAAACCAGAAGTAGCACAGTAGGAACGTGAAACAATTCCTTCTGGACGCTGGAAACCACTGTCTGGAACCATGAGCTCTGGTCGGATTTCCGATACGGCATTAACTACATCAGCCCACAGTGCTGTATTTCTTCCACTATAATTTGAAACACCTCGTAAACTTGCTTCTTCATCATACCCCATCCACATGCTTACTGTAACGTTAGGGTTAGTAGCGACAAACCATGTATCTTTATACTTTTGTGATGTACCTGTCTTGCCAGCCCAGTCGACACCAGGGTACGTAAGCTGTCCTTTTAATCCGGCTGCCGTTCCATATTCTAATACATCGCGCAGCATATCGATTGTGAGATATGCGGCTTGCGGACTAAACACTTCAGTTGTTTCTGATTCATGCTGATAAAAAGTTTCGCCATCTTGTGTCTCAATTTTTTCGATCATATACGCATCGACGAAATTCCCCATATTACCAAATGTGGCATAGGCATTGGTGTTTTCTTCATTGGTCACAAGAGCTGTGCCAAGGGCTAAAGAAGCGTTAGTATAATCATCTTCACCGAATGTTGTGAAGCCCATTTTCTCTAAATAATTTTTAGCTGGATTTTCATCAATGATTCGCATATATCCTTTAACAGCAGGGACGTTATAAGACTTCGCTAACGCGTAACGCGCTGATACAAGTCCATGATATCCTCCACCGTAGTTCCCTACGTTATCGCTAGTGCCCCTGTATTGATAAGGAACGTCTGCAAATACGGAGCCGGGATGAATACGTCCCATGTCGATCCCTGGCCCATAAACGGCCAACGGTTTCATTGTACTTCCGTTAGAACGAAGTGACTGTGTAGCGTGGTTTAGCTGTTGGGTTTCAAAGTCACGACCTGCAATAAAGCCCTTAATTTTACCTGTAGAATTTTCAATAACGGTACTTCCTACTTGTGCAGGAATCACTGTTTGGACGGGTTCCCCTGTTTCAGAGTCCGGTACTGTTACAGTCTTATTCCGAGGGTATCGGTTGTAATTGTTCTTCACTTCCTTAAGAGCGTCAAAAATCTCTTGATCTATCGTTGTATGAATCTTGAATCCGCCAGTACTTAAACGACGCTCTGCTAGCACATTATACTCTTCCGCCAGTGCTTCATCGTTCGCCACATCTTCCATTGTGTGACCATTCTCTTTAGCCAATTGCTCGACAATTATATCTTTTGCGCGTCTATGAATCTCATTTGTTAAGAATGGATACTTCTCTAGTGAAGTACTAGTTGGTTCTGCTAGATTTTCTGCTAGATTGAAGTCCAGTGCCTTCTCATATTGTTCTTTCGTAATGTATTCAGCTTCATACATCCTTTCAAGAACTTCCTTCATTCTGTTCATTCCAGGTTGAAGGGCATCGGTGCTTTTTGGTTCACCATTATTTTTAAATGGTGTATAAGCAAACGGGCTTTGGGGAAGTCCCGCGATAAAAGCGGCTTGAGGAATAGATAATTCCTTTGCACTCACGCCGAATATACCCTCGGCTGCAGTTTGAACACCTGCTATGTTTTGACCGTTCGCATTTCGGCCAAAGGGAACAATGTTTAAGTATGCTTCTAAGATTTCTTCTTTTTCAAAAAAGCGTTCTACTCTTAATGCGATTAACATTTCCTTTGCTTTACGCTCAAATGACACTTCATTTGTAAGGATTTGGTTTTTAACAAGCTGCTGTGTTAACGTACTACCACCGGTTTTAACGGCAGCATTGGTTACTTCTTGCATGACGGCTCGCATAACGGCTTTAGGTACGACACCGTTATGTGTGTTGAAATAAGCATCTTCTGTGGCGATAACGGCATGCCGCAGGTGTTTACTCATTTGGTCAAGCGTCACTTCTTCTCTGTATAGATCTGACTGTATTTTTCCTAAGAAATTTTCATCATCAAAATAAATTTCAGATGTTTCCTCGTAGTTATAAATACTTTCTCGCATTTCGGCTTCACTTCTCATAGGCTCGTCCTTAACGAGTGATGCGAAGTAACCGGCTCCGACTCCGCCAGCGAAAAATAGTCCAACTACACCAAGAATGATGAAAAATAATATGATATTCCAGGTCACATCATAACCTATGCGGGTACTTTTTTGAATTACTCCTTTTTCCCAAAGAGACTTAAGAGATTTAAAATCAAATTTTTTATTCTTCCCCATATATAAAAACCCTCCTAAATTCCAAACTATATTATAACACATCCGCTATTTAAGAGACATAACTCAACAGCAATTTATCATTGCCTTTTTGCACAGGTTATGATAATAATGGAATACAGTTAAAATATTCGTGTGATGAATGGCTGAAGTAAAAAGTAGATCACTAATCCAGAGAGCTGACGGTTGCTGGGAGTCAGCATACATTTACTTTTGAATTACGGTCGGGAGCAATCTTCTGGCAAGACCAGAAGACGGTTGAATAAACCGTTATCAGTGAGAGTGGCATGTCATGTGCAACAAGGGTGGTACCGCGAAAAGACCTCGTCCCTTTTTTGGGGAAGAGGTCTTTTTTTGTTTTAAAAATTCGGCAAACTAAGGAGTGTTCAGGATTGGATATCTTAACAGATTTAGAAAAGCGTGGTTTAATTAATCAAATTACTGACGAAGAAGGATTAAGAAAGCATTTAAATGAAAAGCAAGTGACACTGTACTGTGGGTTTGATCCGACCGGGGACAGTCTACACATCGGTCATCTAGTACCAGCGTTATTGTTGAAACGATTCCAGGAGGCTGGACATCGTCCAATCGCACTTGTCGGTGGCGGTACGGGGATGATAGGAGATCCAAGCGGGCGGTCTACGGAGCGACAGCTTAATTCGGCTGAAGTGGTGCTTGGATACAGTGAAAAACTTAGCAATCAACTAGCTAAGCTGCTTAATTTTGATGAAGGTGAAAATGCTGCTGTCGCTAGAAACAATCATGAGTGGCTATCGCAAATGACAGTCATTGATTTCTTGCGGGATACTGGAAAACACTTCGGCATAAATTACATGCTGGCTAAAGATTCTGTGGAGTCCCGGATCGAAAGCGGCATAAGTTTTACAGAATTCAGCTATATGATTTTACAAGCGCTCGATTTCCAACAGTTAAATGCGAAAGAAAGTTGTACCCTGCAAATTGGGGGCAGTGATCAGTGGGGCAATATTACCGCCGGTCTTGAATACATTCGTAGGTCAGCAGCTGGAGAGAAAGAAGTCGAAGCTTACGGGTTAACAATGCCGTTAATTACAAAAGCGGATGGTTCAAAATTTGGGAAAACTGCTGGCGGAGCGATTTGGCTAGATCCTGAGAAAACAACACCGTACGAGTTTTACCAGTTTTGGATTAATGCGGATGACCGTGATGTTATTCAATTCTTGAAGTACTTCACATTCTTGAGTCACGAAGATATTGCTGAACTTGAGAAGGAAGTGGAGGCCCAGCCAGAAAAACGGATGGCTCAACGACGTCTGGCTGAAGAAATGACTCGCCTTATCCATGACGAGGAGGCATTAAAACAAGCTGAACGAATTAGTGAAGCTTTATTTAGCGGAGATATTAAGGCTCTTTCAGGAAATGAGATAGAACAGGGCTTTAAAGATGTACCCGCCTATCATTCTGAAGAAAAACAACCAGCATTAATTGAACTATTGGTTACAGCTGGCATTTCTTCATCCAAACGCCAGGCGCGGGAAGATATTAATAATGGAGCGATCTATATAAATGGAGATAGAAATCAGGATTTAAAGCATATAATTAATGAAACGGATCGTATTGAAGATCAATTTACAATCATCCGCAGAGGTAAGAAGAAATACTTTTTAATTCGATATGTTTAAAAACAAAAGAGTCTCTTTCTGAGGCTCTTTTTGTCTTTAAGGATGAAGAGGAATTTCTAGCTTATAACCATTTCCTTCCACCTCAGGTCATCCAAATTTTGAATGACCTGAGGTGGGAATAATTTCCAATACCTTTCAAAATAAAAACCACCCTAGTTAAGGGTGGTTTCTTAAAGGAGCTATTAACGAGAGTAGAACTCAACGATAAGAGCTTCGTTAATCTCAGCTGGAAGTTCAGAACGCTCAGGGTAACGAGAGTAAGTACCTTCTTGCTTGTCAGCATCGAACGTAAGATACTCTGGTACGAAGTTGTTCACTTCAACAGCTTCCTGTACGATATCTAGGTTTTGTGATTTCTCACGAAGACCAATCACTTGACCTGGTGCTACGCGGTAAGATGGAATATCTACGCGTCCGCCATCAACAGTCACATGACCGTGGTTAACTAGCTGACGAGCTTGTGGGCGCGTACGAGCTAGACCAAGACGGTAAACAAGGTTGTCTAAACGAGATTCAAGAAGAATCATGAAGTTCTCACCGTGAATCCCTTTCATGTTCCCGCCTTCTTCGAACATGCGACGGAATTGACGCTCAGTTAGGCCATACATGAAACGAAGCTTCTGCTTCTCTTGAAGCTGAAGTCCATATTCAGACTGTTTTCTACGTTGATTTGGACCATGCTGTCCAGGTGCGTAAGGACGTTTGTCTAGTTCCTTACCAGTTCCACTTAAAGAAATGCCATAACGACGTGATTTTTTCCAGGTTGATCCTGTATAACGTGCCATTGGTATTTCCCCCTCTTTATTTTATTTTGCATAAAATAAAAACAGTGTGTGTTCCTCATAACGCTGCACATTTTGTTTTCATGCACCATCGCTCCAGCAGCAGAGAGTTACGCGATGCACCTCATAAGGCGAGGAACAAAATGAAATCAGGCGCCGGATTCACATAGGCTGCCGTTTATTTTACACAAAGGCTATTATAATTTTTTTTTATGTATAAGTCAAGGTATGTTTTTATAAGGGACCTTTAGCTATGTTATTTTCATAAAAATGTTTAATTTTAACACTTACTTTAACAAAAAAGGTATAAAGTAATGGTATAATAGGCTTAAACATATGTGCTGTAAGGTGGGAGTGAAATAATAATGAAACTGCAGGGGAAGGAAACAAATGGAGTACCATCCATTCAATCACGTTTATTAAATTTGTATTTCATGAGGACGGCTTTATCTTTTCAAAACTTTGTTACTGAATTAACAAATGAAATTCAAAACTTTTTGCAGGCAGATTTTGCTGCTTTCTACCTTTTAGATGAAGGGGAAGGAGATTATTGTCTAGTTTCAACCACTAGTGAAAATCACAAGTTTCCGGAACGAATAAATACCACCGAAACAGGCGATCCGTGCCGCCTCCTTAGCAGTCATTATGTAATAGCACGTTATAAGGCTCGTCCACTTGTATTACCATTAGGACCTAAAACAAGAAGGCTAGGCTATATTATGCTTCAACAGAGTCCATATACTAGAAGGAGCAGGGGCGAGCTTATAACCATAGCTTCTGAGGTCACTAAGTACTTAGTTAAAGCTGAGAGCTATTATACGGCTCATGATGAGAAGAAAAAATACGAGCTTTTATATAATATTACATCAAAGATACATTCCTCGATAGATATGGACGGTGTACTTAAAGAAGTTATTTCGACTCTAAGAAAAGTACACCCTGAGTACCACTATTACTTATCGTTATCACAGAACCACAACGCAAGTCATGACTTACCTGTGAGAGAGTTGTCTTATGAAGGCGGTAATTCAAATAGAGCAAGCACAAGGGCTTATCTGACAGGTGAGTGGCAAGTTGAAGTGCGTACAAAAGAGAAACAATCTTATTTGTATGCACCTCTTAAGGGTAAACAAGGAGTGTATGGAGTGCTGCAAATTGTTGCACCAAGTTACCTGTTTTTCGCGAAGAAAGATATTGAATTGTTCGTTCAGATTGCAAATACAGCTGGTAACGCGTTAGAAAATGCTAGATTATATCAGCATTCAAGAGAGCTAGTTAATGATTTGCAGCTAATTAACGAAACCGCCCATAAACTCAGTTCAAATATGCGTCTAACAGAGAAAATTACTTATATGACATCACAGATTAGTGATTTTTGTAAGGCGGACGAAGTAGGTTTTCTTTCCTTTCATCAGCAACAATCAAATAAGTATTCGGTCTTAAAAGGCAGTACGGCTTTTTTTAACAATCTTTCAGGTGAATCTCGGGACGTCATCTCGAAAATTGATCAGTTTGTTTTAGTTGAGAAAGAACCTGTTTTTATCGGTGACTTACGTACAAGGATTCATTCAGAGGTTGATTTTCCTTATAAATCGGTTATGGCCGTTCCAATGATAGATCATGAACAGTTAAACGGTCTTACAATAGTTCTTCATAGAGAACCCTACTTCTTTAGTTTCGAATCTTTTAAACTGCTTCAATCACTTGTGCATCATTCAACACTTGCTTTTGCCAATGCCATGCTAAGAGAAGAACTGGAGAAAACCGTTATCACCGACTACTTAACAAAACTTCACTCTAGAAACCATTTAGAAGAATGCGTCATCCGTCATCTGGAGTTAGACCAACAAGGGAGTTTCTTTTT carries:
- a CDS encoding GNAT family N-acetyltransferase, with the protein product MRHTKTYHSETFDTQFGPLIIEGPLSSEQLAKYTFDEGLHAFRPPVKQFEALQSIADFEEGRIVVARHKDNIIGYVTYLHPDPLERWSEGNMEDLIELGAIEVIPQFRGFRVGSRLLQISMMDGYMENYIIISNEYYWHWDLKGTRLSIWDYRKVMEKMMFAGGLTPSPTDDPEIISHPANCLMVRIGENVPASSIDQFDHLRFLTRHQYRKARGE
- a CDS encoding transglycosylase domain-containing protein — its product is MGKNKKFDFKSLKSLWEKGVIQKSTRIGYDVTWNIILFFIILGVVGLFFAGGVGAGYFASLVKDEPMRSEAEMRESIYNYEETSEIYFDDENFLGKIQSDLYREEVTLDQMSKHLRHAVIATEDAYFNTHNGVVPKAVMRAVMQEVTNAAVKTGGSTLTQQLVKNQILTNEVSFERKAKEMLIALRVERFFEKEEILEAYLNIVPFGRNANGQNIAGVQTAAEGIFGVSAKELSIPQAAFIAGLPQSPFAYTPFKNNGEPKSTDALQPGMNRMKEVLERMYEAEYITKEQYEKALDFNLAENLAEPTSTSLEKYPFLTNEIHRRAKDIIVEQLAKENGHTMEDVANDEALAEEYNVLAERRLSTGGFKIHTTIDQEIFDALKEVKNNYNRYPRNKTVTVPDSETGEPVQTVIPAQVGSTVIENSTGKIKGFIAGRDFETQQLNHATQSLRSNGSTMKPLAVYGPGIDMGRIHPGSVFADVPYQYRGTSDNVGNYGGGYHGLVSARYALAKSYNVPAVKGYMRIIDENPAKNYLEKMGFTTFGEDDYTNASLALGTALVTNEENTNAYATFGNMGNFVDAYMIEKIETQDGETFYQHESETTEVFSPQAAYLTIDMLRDVLEYGTAAGLKGQLTYPGVDWAGKTGTSQKYKDTWFVATNPNVTVSMWMGYDEEASLRGVSNYSGRNTALWADVVNAVSEIRPELMVPDSGFQRPEGIVSRSYCATSGLLASDLCSSVGLAQSDLYIAEYAPTKVDDSLISGEFVRVKSNLVTAGANTPNEFIIDGGGVTLSPEFIKENNYDSQSTLNYLIPNRGAWNNVALPSSGSLSTSSIENDGNSPAAPGSVSANSSVISWSASSSNDVVGYRVYKASEPGGSFTLIGNTTETSFNFSGGDGIYAVRAVDYFGQSSGNSSTVKVGKPGKADPEPKPEPEEDPKPKPEEESEPSSDSEAETEEPVSGSSESADPENPEASPEASSADDNETQAGSEESSNTETEQPNEGNAGNTGNQDNVNNDDSEPNADEQ
- the tyrS gene encoding tyrosine--tRNA ligase — its product is MDILTDLEKRGLINQITDEEGLRKHLNEKQVTLYCGFDPTGDSLHIGHLVPALLLKRFQEAGHRPIALVGGGTGMIGDPSGRSTERQLNSAEVVLGYSEKLSNQLAKLLNFDEGENAAVARNNHEWLSQMTVIDFLRDTGKHFGINYMLAKDSVESRIESGISFTEFSYMILQALDFQQLNAKESCTLQIGGSDQWGNITAGLEYIRRSAAGEKEVEAYGLTMPLITKADGSKFGKTAGGAIWLDPEKTTPYEFYQFWINADDRDVIQFLKYFTFLSHEDIAELEKEVEAQPEKRMAQRRLAEEMTRLIHDEEALKQAERISEALFSGDIKALSGNEIEQGFKDVPAYHSEEKQPALIELLVTAGISSSKRQAREDINNGAIYINGDRNQDLKHIINETDRIEDQFTIIRRGKKKYFLIRYV
- the rpsD gene encoding 30S ribosomal protein S4, with protein sequence MARYTGSTWKKSRRYGISLSGTGKELDKRPYAPGQHGPNQRRKQSEYGLQLQEKQKLRFMYGLTERQFRRMFEEGGNMKGIHGENFMILLESRLDNLVYRLGLARTRPQARQLVNHGHVTVDGGRVDIPSYRVAPGQVIGLREKSQNLDIVQEAVEVNNFVPEYLTFDADKQEGTYSRYPERSELPAEINEALIVEFYSR
- a CDS encoding sensor domain-containing diguanylate cyclase → MKLQGKETNGVPSIQSRLLNLYFMRTALSFQNFVTELTNEIQNFLQADFAAFYLLDEGEGDYCLVSTTSENHKFPERINTTETGDPCRLLSSHYVIARYKARPLVLPLGPKTRRLGYIMLQQSPYTRRSRGELITIASEVTKYLVKAESYYTAHDEKKKYELLYNITSKIHSSIDMDGVLKEVISTLRKVHPEYHYYLSLSQNHNASHDLPVRELSYEGGNSNRASTRAYLTGEWQVEVRTKEKQSYLYAPLKGKQGVYGVLQIVAPSYLFFAKKDIELFVQIANTAGNALENARLYQHSRELVNDLQLINETAHKLSSNMRLTEKITYMTSQISDFCKADEVGFLSFHQQQSNKYSVLKGSTAFFNNLSGESRDVISKIDQFVLVEKEPVFIGDLRTRIHSEVDFPYKSVMAVPMIDHEQLNGLTIVLHREPYFFSFESFKLLQSLVHHSTLAFANAMLREELEKTVITDYLTKLHSRNHLEECVIRHLELDQQGSFFLFDIDNFKQINDSFGHQTGDEVIKQVSDVMKQEVGINGLAARWGGEELAIYMPGFMHEEALLLAESIRGRVAHMTEPLVTVSCGICSWIDESKPSAKSLVQQADKALYRAKKSGKNQICSAPVQEHERTAPK